In one window of Myxocyprinus asiaticus isolate MX2 ecotype Aquarium Trade chromosome 43, UBuf_Myxa_2, whole genome shotgun sequence DNA:
- the LOC127433348 gene encoding reticulon-4 receptor-like 1: MFKRGCGLEFLLVLCGLELTQACPHHCICYDSPSTVSCQAHNFQVVPEGIPAQSERVFLQNNKIQRLLQGHFSPTTAMLWLYSNNISYIQPSTFMGFTRLEELDLGDNRHLRSLASDTFEGLTRLHALHLYHCGLISLPAGLFEGLHNLQYLYLQNNQLEFLEDDMFIDLLNLSHLFLHGNRLWSLHQNTFRGLGALDRLLLHQNRLQWVHKQAFHDLRRLTTLYLFNNSLPELPAESLAQLPALEYLRLNDNPWECDCKAVPLWDWLRRFRGSTSALECVAPPELAGKDLKRLTKEDLPSCTGSESLHQSKSSNQGDVGVSLKKEHHHRSHNHHHPHLPHQDQYYSTSPSPLPRPPKSGRNRNCTRHRSRKGNGQNEVYNLKELANKESDEKYDLSKPRRNNKCIPRTSVGPPSGVQRANSRVVSLLAPYYIIHVCLLVSLTALIFR; encoded by the exons GCTGTGGTCTGGAGTTTCTCCTGGTGCTGTGTGGTTTAGAGTTAACCCAGGCGTGTCCCCATCACTGCATCTGCTACGACTCTCCCAGCACGGTGAGCTGCCAGGCTCACAATTTCCAGGTGGTTCCGGAGGGAATCCCTGCCCAGAGCGAACGTGTCTTTCTTCAGAACAACAAGATCCAGCGACTGCTCCAGGGCCATTTCAGCCCGACCACTGCCATGCTTTGGCTGTACTCCAACAACATCTCATACATCCAGCCCTCCACGTTCATGGGCTTCACCCGCCTGGAAGAGCTCGATCTGGGGGACAACCGCCACCTCCGCTCATTGGCCTCTGACACATTTGAGGGCCTGACTCGACTCCATGCTCTGCATCTATACCACTGTGGCCTAATCAGTCTTCCCGCTGggttatttgaggggctgcacaaccTGCAGTACCTCTATTTACAG AACAACCAGCTGGAGTTTCTCGAGGATGACATGTTCATTGATCTACTCAATCTCAGCCACCTATTTCTGCATGGAAATCGCCTGTGGAGCCTTCACCAGAACACTTTCCGTGGCCTCGGGGCACTAGATCGCTTGCTACTCCATCAAAACCGACTCCAGTGGGTCCATAAACAGGCTTTCCATGACCTGCGTCGCCTGACAACCCTCTACCTGTTCAACAACTCTTTACCTGAGCTACCAGCCGAGAGCTTGGCTCAACTACCTGCACTGGAGTACCTGCGTCTCAACGACAACCCTTGGGAGTGCGACTGTAAGGCCGTGCCACTCTGGGATTGGCTACGGCGCTTCCGTGGCTCAACCTCTGCATTAGAATGCGTGGCTCCACCAGAACTGGCAGGAAAGGATCTAAAGCGGTTGACAAAAGAAGATCTACCTTCTTGTACGGGCTCAGAGTCCCTCCATCAGAGCAAATCCAGCAACCAAGGGGATGTAGGGGTATCACTTAAGAAAGAACATCATCACCGATCACacaatcatcatcatcctcatctgcCACATCAAGATCAATACTATTCCACCTCCCCATCACCTCTGCCCCGACCGCCCAAATCTGGCCGCAACAGAAACTGCACAAGGCATCGTAGCCGCAAGGGTAATGGTCAGAACGAGGTGTATAACCTTAAGGAGTTAGCCAATAAGGAGTCTGATGAAAAATATGACCTGTCAAAGCCAAGAAGAAATAACAAGTGCATCCCACGGACTTCAGTGGGGCCCCCTAGTGGTGTGCAAAGGGCAAACAGCAGGGTGGTGTCCCTCTTGGCACCTTATTACATCATCCATGTTTGCTTATTGGTGTCTCTCACTGCCCTTATTTTCCGCTGA